In Sphingobacteriaceae bacterium, the sequence GGTGGACCGCCAGCCCGACATGGAGTGGGTGGGCGAGGCGGGCAATGTGGCCGAGGCGGTGGAAAAGGCCAAGGCCACGGAGCCCCATGTGGTCATCCTGGACGTGCGCCTGCCCGACGGCAGCGGTATCGACGCCTGCCGGGACATCCGCTCCCACAACGACCGCACCCGCATCATCATGCTGACCTCCTACGCCGATGACGAGGCTTTGTTCGCCTCCATCGTGGCCGGGGCCAGCGGCTATATCCTGAAGCAAACCCGGGGCAGCGAGCTGATGGAAGCCGTCCGACGGGTGGCCCGGGGCGAGTCCCTCCTGGATCCCGCCGTCACCCACCGGGTGCTGGAGCGCATCCGGGGCGGCGACCGCACCGGCCCCACGGAAGGGGAACTCCTGGCCCGGCTCACGGACCGCGAGCGCCACGTCCTGGAACTCATCGCCAAGGGCTACACCAACCGCCAGATCGGCGAGGCCCTCCACTTGAGCGAGAAGACCATCAAGCACTACGTCACGGGCATTCTCAACAAGCTGGGCGTGGACAACCGGACCGCCGCGGCAGCCCTCCTGGGGGAGCAGCGGGGCCGCCTCTAGCAACCGCTAAAAGCGGGGCTCCTTGCGGCAGCGGATGCGGGCGTCCACGATGCGGCAGCCGCCCCCCGGCGGCATGGCGATGACGGGGTTCAGGTCCATGGCCACCACTTCGGGCACTTCCTCCACCAGGCGGGACACCCGCAGCAGCAGTTCCTCCAAGGCCGGGACGTCGGCGGGAGGATGGCCCCGGTAGCCTTCCAGCAGCTTGTAGCCCCGGATGCCCGTCACCATCTCCTTGGCGTCCAGGTCGGTCAAAGGCGGCACCCGGAAGGTGACGTCGCCCAGCACTTCCATGTGGACGCCCCCCAGGCCGAAAGCTACCAAGGCGCCGAAGGTGGGATCGAAGGTGGTCCCCACCACCAGTTCGGTGCCCTTGGGGGCCTTGGCCTGGACGATGATCCCTTCCATGGCTTCCTCCTTGCCCTCGGCCGCCACGGCCTGCCGGACCTCCTGAAAAGCCGCCTTGACCCCTTGGGCGTCGGCGGCCTGCCGGGAGCGGCGCCGCCAGTCGTTTTCCCGGCCGTCATCCCAGAGGGCCGGCTTCAAGACCACAGGGTAACCCAGCTTTTCCGCCAGGGCCACGGCCTCGTCCTCCGTGCGGGCCAGGCCGCCGGGCAGGAAGGGCAGGCCCATGGCCGCCAGCACCGCCTGGGTTTCATCCAAAGTAAGCCGGCCGTCGCCCTCCCGGGCCGCCGCCTGGCGGCAGATGCGCCGGGCCTTGTCCACATCGATGTCGTCGAACTCCACCAAGATGCCCTCGGGCCGCCGGCGCCATTCGGCGTAACGGGTGGCCCGGGCCAGAGCCCTGGCCGCCGATTCGGGAAAGCGGTATGCGGGGATGGTCTCGTCCCCGTCTGCGCCCCGGAGGGGCGAGCGGGCGCCGTAGGCCGCGGGGAAGCAGGCCAGAACCGGCTTGCCCTGGCCGCCCCGGGCCCGCCCTTCCTGGACACCCTGCCGGATGGCCGCCGCCACTTCATCCACCAGGTCCATGGTGACGGGGATGTAAATGACCATCAGGGCGTCCACGTTGGGGTCGGCCAGGAGGGTGGCCACCCCCTGGCGGTAGTTTTCGGGGCTGGCCGAGGCCAGCATGTCCACGGGGTTGTGGACGGCCGCCGCCTGGGGCAGGAACTCCCGCAGCCGCTCCACCGTTTCGGGGGCCAGGTCCGTCATCTTGAGCCCAACGGCTTCCACGTTATCGGCGCCCAGGATGGCGGGGCCGCCCGAGTTGGTCAAGATGGCCACCCGGTCCCCGGGGGGCAGGGGCTGGTGGGCCATGAGGTTTGCCGTGTCAAACATCTGGTCCAAGGTGTAGCAGCGCACCACCCCCGTCTGGCGGAACAGGGCGTCCACGGCGGCCAGGTTGGCCTCCAAGGCCCCGGTGTGGAAGCCGGCGGCCCGCTGGCCGGCGGGGAAGCTGCCCCCCTTCACCACCAGGATGGGCTTGCGCCGCCCCACCCGCCGGGCGATGCGGGCGAAGCGCCGGGGGTTGCCGAAGGACTCCAGGTAAAGCAGGATCAGGTCCGTATCGGGATCGTCCTCCCAGTATTGCAGCAGGTCGTTGCCCGACACGTCGGCCTTGTTGCCCACGCTGACGAAGCTGGACAGGCCGATGCCCAAGTTGCGGGTGGACTCCAGGATGGCCAGGCCCAGGGCGCCGCTCTGGGAGGACATGGCGATGCGCCCGGGCACCGGCTGCACGGTGCCGATGGTGGCGTTCAGGCTGACTTTGGGGTCGGTGTTGATGAGGCCCATGCAGTTGGGGCCCAGCATACGGATGCCGTAGCCCCGCACCCGGGCCACCAGCCGGTCCTGGAGGGCCTTGCCGTCGGGCCCCGTCTCGGCGAAGCCGGCGCTGATGACGATGATGGCCCTGACCCCTTTCCGGGCGCACTGGTCCACCACTTCCAGCACCGCCGCCGCCGGCACCACGATGACGGCCAGGTCCACGGGCCCGGGGATGTCCTCCACGGTGGGATAGGCGTGGATGGAGCCCACCGCCTTGGCCTCGGGGTTGACAGGATAGACGGGCCCCTTAAACCGGCCCAGGACGATGTTTTCCAGCAGGCGGTAGCTGATGCTCTCCGGGTCCCGGGAGGCGCCGATGACGGCCACCGCCCGGGGCGCGAAAAAGGGCCGCAGGGAGGCCA encodes:
- a CDS encoding GNAT family N-acetyltransferase, with protein sequence MRQRYVPLAPRDDLFQGQVLLKDGTAATIHVATRDDKQALARFWAHLSGESRAQRFLAVVSPRYATAATLPPEEVDPSKSLTLVVSHGTGDDKVYLGVGSYVVMEDDPTVAEVALAVDDEWQGQGIGTLLLERLAMAAVRNGIRSFLAVAWSDNQRILDLFRHSGFKITQDESEEGYAFVTFELEPGRQAVERQELHDRLATVASLRPFFAPRAVAVIGASRDPESISYRLLENIVLGRFKGPVYPVNPEAKAVGSIHAYPTVEDIPGPVDLAVIVVPAAAVLEVVDQCARKGVRAIIVISAGFAETGPDGKALQDRLVARVRGYGIRMLGPNCMGLINTDPKVSLNATIGTVQPVPGRIAMSSQSGALGLAILESTRNLGIGLSSFVSVGNKADVSGNDLLQYWEDDPDTDLILLYLESFGNPRRFARIARRVGRRKPILVVKGGSFPAGQRAAGFHTGALEANLAAVDALFRQTGVVRCYTLDQMFDTANLMAHQPLPPGDRVAILTNSGGPAILGADNVEAVGLKMTDLAPETVERLREFLPQAAAVHNPVDMLASASPENYRQGVATLLADPNVDALMVIYIPVTMDLVDEVAAAIRQGVQEGRARGGQGKPVLACFPAAYGARSPLRGADGDETIPAYRFPESAARALARATRYAEWRRRPEGILVEFDDIDVDKARRICRQAAAREGDGRLTLDETQAVLAAMGLPFLPGGLARTEDEAVALAEKLGYPVVLKPALWDDGRENDWRRRSRQAADAQGVKAAFQEVRQAVAAEGKEEAMEGIIVQAKAPKGTELVVGTTFDPTFGALVAFGLGGVHMEVLGDVTFRVPPLTDLDAKEMVTGIRGYKLLEGYRGHPPADVPALEELLLRVSRLVEEVPEVVAMDLNPVIAMPPGGGCRIVDARIRCRKEPRF
- a CDS encoding response regulator transcription factor gives rise to the protein MSEQQGKIKVLIVDDHEVVRMGLKSLVDRQPDMEWVGEAGNVAEAVEKAKATEPHVVILDVRLPDGSGIDACRDIRSHNDRTRIIMLTSYADDEALFASIVAGASGYILKQTRGSELMEAVRRVARGESLLDPAVTHRVLERIRGGDRTGPTEGELLARLTDRERHVLELIAKGYTNRQIGEALHLSEKTIKHYVTGILNKLGVDNRTAAAALLGEQRGRL